A window from Triticum aestivum cultivar Chinese Spring chromosome 6D, IWGSC CS RefSeq v2.1, whole genome shotgun sequence encodes these proteins:
- the LOC123143506 gene encoding coleoptile phototropism protein 1, which produces MWESESDAGERGLVPVHGVGGSDRHDGLKSDGFVRRDHSWYVNSDIPSDLLVKVGDVSFHLHKYPMISRSGKMGRVIYESTTGAASAAALDPDTAVAELDDLPGGADSFELAARFCYGMAVDLTASNISGLRCAAEYLEMTEDLEEGNLIFKTEAFLSYVVLSSWRDSIVVLKSCEGLSPWAENLQIVRRCSESIAWKACANPRGVRWAYTGAGSGRPPRSGAASPRWNNAGGGGGGSKESSPGRGQPVPPADWWFEDVSVLRIDHFVRVVTAIKVKGMRFDLIGAAITHYASKWLPGLTKDAVPHAGGGVDEQWAQVSAAGGLHMIIAGPGGKDDVATSAPAREQRMVVESLISIIPPQRDSVSCGFLLRLLRLAIMLKAAPALVTELEKRVGMQLEQAALPDLLIPSVGRADTAYDVDLVQRLVEHFLVQEQTEQVSSYSPGRGEAHAQPEREYYGSAAGARMPPANAAAAAAASSSSGLGLNAKARVARLLDSYLSEVSRDRNLSLTKFQVLAESLPESARACDDGLYRAVDSYLKAHPALTEHERKRLCRVMDCQKLSFDACMHAAQNERLPLRVVVQVLFSEQVKISNALAGSSALKAAPDGGAPTRRQLLDATPQSFQEGWAAAKKDINTLKFELESMKAKYLELQHDMDALQKQVTQSPAGEHGGKAGGKAQQQQGPSAWSNGWKKLGRLAKMTGAEAAGPGGGHGHAGAGAQGEAARKAQRRWRNSIS; this is translated from the exons GTATGTCAACAGCGATATCCCCAGCGATTTGCTTGTCAAAGTGGGCGATGTGAGCTTCCATCTTCACAAG TACCCCATGATCTCCCGGAGCGGCAAGATGGGCCGCGTCATCTACGAGTCGACCACTGgcgcggcctcggcggcggcgttGGACCCGGACACGGCCGTGGCGGAGCTGGACGACCTCCCCGGCGGCGCGGACTCCTTCGAGCTGGCCGCCAGGTTCTGCTACGGCATGGCGGTGGACCTGACGGCGTCCAACATCTCCGGGCTGCGCTGCGCCGCCGAGTACCTGGAGATGACGGAGGACCTGGAGGAGGGCAACCTCATCTTCAAGACGGAGGCGTTCCTCAGCTACGTGGTGCTCTCCTCCTGGCGCGACTCCATCGTCGTCCTCAAGAGCTGCGAGGGCCTCTCGCCCTGGGCCGAGAACCTGCAGATCGTGCGCCGCTGCAGCGAGTCCATCGCCTGGAAGGCCTGCGCCAACCCCAGGGGCGTCCGCTGGGCCTACACCGGCGCCGGCAGCGGCAGGCCGCCCCGGAGCGGCGCCGCGAGCCCCCGCTGGAACaacgccggtggcggcggcggcggctccaagGAGTCCAGCCCCGGTCGCGGGCAGCCCGTGCCGCCCGCCGACTGGTGGTTCGAGGACGTGTCCGTTCTCCGGATCGACCACTTCGTGCGCGTCGTCACCGCCATCAAGGTCAAAG GCATGCGGTTCGACCTCATCGGCGCGGCGATCACCCACTACGCGTCGAAATGGCTGCCGGGGCTCACCAAGGACGCCGTCCCCCACGCCGGCGGTGGCGTCGACGAGCAGTGGGCGCAGGTCTCCGCGGCCGGCGGGCTCCACATGATCATCGCCGGCCCGGGCGGCAAGGACGACGTGGCCACCAGCGCGCCGGCGCGCGAGCAGCGCATGGTGGTGGAGAGCCTCATCAGCATCATCCCGCCGCAGCGGGATAGCGTCTCCTGcggcttcctcctccgcctgctccgcctcgCCATCATGCTCAAGGCCGCCCCGGCCCTCGTCACGGAGCTGGAGAAGCGGGTGGGCATGCAGCTCGAGCAGGCGGCGCTGCCCGACCTCCTCATCCCCTCCGTCGGCCGCGCCGACACCGCCTACGACGTCGACCTCGTGCAGCGGCTCGTCGAGCACTTCCTGGTGCAGGAGCAGACGGAGCAGGTGTCGTCGTACAGCCCGGGGCGCGGGGAGGCGCACGCGCAGCCGGAGAGGGAGTACTACGGCTCCGCCGCGGGCGCGAGGATGCCCCCGGCcaacgcagcggcggcggcggcggcgtcgtcgtcgtcggggcTGGGGCTGAACGCCAAGGCGCGCGTGGCCCGGCTGCTGGACAGCTACCTCTCCGAGGTGTCCCGCGACCGCAACCTCTCCCTGACCAAGTTCCAGGTGCTGGCCGAGTCGCTCCCGGAGTCGGCGCGCGCCTGCGACGACGGGCTGTACCGCGCCGTGGACTCGTACCTGAAGGCGCACCCGGCGCTGACGGAGCACGAGCGGAAGCGGCTGTGCCGGGTGATGGACTGCCAGAAGCTGTCGTTCGACGCGTGCATGCACGCGGCGCAGAACGAGCGGCTGCCGCTGCGGGTGGTGGTGCAGGTGCTCTTCTCGGAGCAGGTGAAGATCAGCAACGCGCTGGCGGGGTCGTCGGCGCTCAAGGCGGCGCCGGACGGGGGGGCGCCGACGCGGCGGCAGCTGCTGGACGCCACGCCGCAGTCGTTCCAGGAGGGCTGGGCGGCGGCCAAGAAGGACATCAACACGCTCAAGTTCGAGCTGGAGAGCATGAAGGCCAAGTACCTGGAGCTGCAGCACGACATGGACGCGCTGCAGAAGCAGGTGACGCAGTCGCCGGCGGGCGAGCACGGCGGCAAGGCCGGCGGCAAGGCGCAGCAGCAGCAGGGGCCCTCGGCGTGGAGCAACGGGTGGAAGAAGCTGGGGAGGCTGGCCAAGATGACGGGCGCCGAGGCGGCGGGGCCCGGCGGCGGGCACGGGCACGCGGGGGCGGGGGCGCAGGGCGAGGCGGCCAGGAAGGCGCAGAGGAGGTGGAGGAACTCCATCTCGTGA